The following proteins come from a genomic window of Mycobacterium sp. DL:
- a CDS encoding TetR/AcrR family transcriptional regulator — protein MSSDAAAALAAQAQPNPRNRRQEETFRKVLSAGVEMLRESSYADLTVRAVAARAKVAPATAYTYFSSKNHLIAEVYLDLMRQVEYFTDVNDSRATRVEKTLRSMALTLADDPEVAAACTTALLSGNDAAVRAVRERIGSEIHRRIRAAVGPDADPRTLAALEMTFFGALVNAGSGAFTYHQIADRLSYVVGLIVGEDR, from the coding sequence GTGTCCAGTGATGCAGCCGCCGCACTCGCAGCTCAGGCGCAGCCGAATCCCCGCAATCGACGACAGGAAGAGACTTTCCGCAAAGTCCTGTCGGCCGGCGTCGAGATGCTGCGTGAGTCGTCGTATGCAGATCTGACGGTGCGCGCGGTCGCCGCCAGGGCCAAGGTCGCCCCGGCCACCGCCTACACCTACTTCTCGTCGAAGAACCACCTGATCGCTGAGGTCTACCTGGACCTCATGCGGCAGGTCGAGTACTTCACCGACGTCAACGACAGCAGGGCCACCCGCGTGGAGAAGACCCTTCGCAGCATGGCCCTCACGCTTGCCGACGATCCCGAGGTCGCTGCGGCATGCACGACGGCACTGCTCTCCGGCAACGATGCCGCGGTGCGCGCCGTTCGCGAGCGGATCGGCAGCGAGATCCACCGCCGAATTCGCGCGGCCGTCGGCCCTGACGCGGATCCACGCACGCTGGCCGCGTTGGAGATGACATTCTTCGGCGCGCTGGTCAACGCCGGAAGTGGGGCGTTCACCTATCACCAGATCGCCGATCGCCTGAGCTACGTGGTCGGCCTCATCGTCGGGGAGGACCGATGA
- a CDS encoding nuclear transport factor 2 family protein yields the protein MTETAELAPVVAASQKSWQCVQSGDREGWLALMSDDIVVEDPIGEAVTNPDGTGVRGKEALAAFYDANIGPNRLRITAEETFPSSSPTEIAYILVLETTFPNGFVATVRGVFTYRVDDAGLITNLRGYWNMDAMAFTQNESTD from the coding sequence ATGACGGAAACGGCTGAGCTGGCACCGGTTGTCGCCGCATCACAGAAGTCCTGGCAGTGCGTGCAGTCCGGTGACCGGGAGGGCTGGCTGGCGCTGATGTCCGACGACATTGTCGTCGAGGATCCGATCGGGGAGGCCGTCACCAACCCCGACGGCACCGGAGTGCGCGGCAAGGAAGCCCTCGCGGCCTTCTACGACGCCAACATCGGCCCTAACCGACTCCGTATCACCGCCGAAGAGACGTTCCCGTCGAGCAGTCCGACGGAGATCGCCTACATCCTGGTGCTGGAGACCACGTTCCCGAACGGATTCGTGGCGACCGTCCGGGGCGTGTTCACCTACCGGGTCGACGACGCCGGGCTGATCACCAACCTGCGCGGCTACTGGAACATGGACGCGATGGCGTTCACGCAGAACGAGAGCACGGATTAA
- a CDS encoding SDR family oxidoreductase — protein MGLYGDQFKDKVAIVTGAGGGIGQAYAEALAREGAAVVVADINTEGAQKVVDGIKGEGGNAVAAHVDVSDPDSAKEMAAQTLSEFGGIDYLVNNAAIFGGMKLDFLITVDWDYYKKFMSVNMDGALVCTRAVYRKMAKRGGGAIVNQSSTAAWLYSNFYGLAKVGINGLTQQLATELGGQNIRVNAIAPGPIDTEANRTTTPQEMVADIVKGIPLSRMGEVDDLTGMCLFLLSDQAKWVTGQIFNVDGGQIIR, from the coding sequence ATGGGTCTGTATGGGGATCAGTTCAAGGACAAGGTGGCCATCGTCACCGGCGCCGGTGGTGGAATCGGGCAGGCCTATGCCGAGGCGCTCGCGCGCGAGGGTGCCGCGGTCGTCGTTGCTGACATCAACACCGAGGGTGCCCAGAAGGTCGTCGACGGCATCAAGGGAGAGGGAGGCAACGCGGTGGCCGCCCACGTCGACGTCTCCGATCCCGATTCTGCCAAGGAGATGGCGGCGCAGACACTTTCGGAGTTCGGCGGCATCGACTACCTGGTCAACAACGCGGCGATCTTCGGCGGGATGAAGCTCGACTTCCTCATCACCGTGGACTGGGACTACTACAAGAAGTTCATGAGCGTGAACATGGACGGCGCGTTGGTGTGCACCAGGGCGGTGTACCGCAAGATGGCCAAGCGCGGCGGTGGGGCGATCGTCAACCAGTCCTCGACCGCGGCATGGTTGTACTCGAACTTCTACGGTCTGGCGAAGGTCGGCATCAACGGTCTGACCCAGCAGTTGGCCACCGAACTCGGCGGGCAGAACATCCGGGTCAACGCGATCGCGCCCGGCCCGATCGACACCGAGGCCAACCGCACCACCACCCCGCAGGAGATGGTCGCCGACATCGTGAAGGGTATTCCGTTGTCGCGCATGGGTGAAGTGGACGATCTCACCGGCATGTGTCTGTTCCTGCTCTCAGATCAGGCCAAGTGGGTGACCGGGCAGATATTCAATGTCGACGGCGGACAGATCATCCGGTGA
- a CDS encoding NAD(P)-dependent oxidoreductase has translation MKNDDLKLGYIGLGNQGAPMAKRLADWPGGLIVFDVRTESMTPLAELGATLADSVADVADADVISVTVLTDAQVRDVVGRLADHAKPGTVIAIHSTIEPDTAGELAEQLGPKGIHIVDAPVSGGAGAAEKGELAVMVGADEDAYDKVKPVFKQWASMVVRAGEPGAGTRMKLARNMLTFIGFAAACEAQNLAEAAGIDLQKLGRVVRHSDAQSGGPGAIMVRDDTAPLQPDHFVYDMFVHTRGLAEKDLKLALGLGKATGVDLPLAEIALQNLAAGLGVPHTTSAGDDG, from the coding sequence ATGAAGAACGATGACCTCAAGCTCGGCTACATCGGCCTGGGGAATCAGGGCGCGCCGATGGCAAAACGGCTCGCCGACTGGCCCGGCGGTCTCATCGTGTTCGATGTGCGCACCGAGTCCATGACGCCTCTGGCCGAACTCGGCGCAACGCTGGCCGACAGTGTCGCTGATGTTGCCGACGCCGACGTCATCAGCGTCACGGTGCTGACCGACGCGCAGGTGCGCGACGTCGTGGGCCGGCTCGCCGATCACGCCAAGCCCGGCACCGTCATCGCGATCCACTCGACGATCGAGCCCGATACCGCTGGCGAGCTTGCTGAGCAGCTGGGGCCGAAGGGTATTCACATTGTGGATGCTCCGGTCAGCGGTGGTGCCGGAGCGGCCGAGAAAGGCGAGCTGGCCGTCATGGTCGGCGCCGACGAGGACGCCTACGACAAGGTCAAGCCGGTGTTCAAGCAGTGGGCGTCGATGGTGGTCCGTGCCGGCGAGCCGGGAGCGGGAACCCGGATGAAGCTGGCACGGAACATGCTGACGTTCATCGGTTTCGCCGCGGCGTGCGAGGCGCAGAACCTGGCGGAGGCCGCGGGCATCGACCTGCAGAAGCTGGGACGGGTGGTGCGGCACAGTGACGCCCAGAGTGGCGGACCCGGGGCGATCATGGTCCGCGACGACACCGCACCGCTGCAGCCCGACCACTTCGTGTACGACATGTTCGTCCACACCCGCGGGTTGGCCGAAAAGGACCTGAAGCTGGCGCTCGGGCTCGGCAAGGCGACGGGGGTCGACCTGCCTCTGGCCGAGATCGCGCTGCAGAACCTGGCCGCCGGGCTCGGCGTACCGCACACCACCTCAGCCGGCGACGACGGTTAG
- a CDS encoding cytochrome P450, with product MTTNSGAVSDVILDPYDYDFHEDPYPYYQRLRDEAPLYRNEELGFWAVSRHRDVLQGFRNSTTLSNREGVSLDPVSRGPHASKTMSFLAMDDPDHLRLRTLVSKGFTPRRIRELEPRVTEIAVQHLDVMIEKANSGVVDYVGEFAGKLPMDVISELMGVPQADRDQVRAWADGVMHREDGVNDVPAAAIEASLNLIVYYQDMVADRRKKLTDDLTSALLEAEIDGDRLTDEEIIGFMFLMVIAGNETTTKLLANAAFWGHKNPDQLAPVYQDEARIPLWVEETLRYDTSSQILARMVSGELTLYDTTIPDGDVLLLLPGSAHRDERVFENPDDFVIGREIGSKLMSFGSGAHFCLGAHLARMEARVALAELFKRIRGYEVDEANSVRVHSSNVRGFAHLPMSLQVR from the coding sequence ATGACCACCAACAGCGGCGCCGTGAGCGACGTCATTCTCGATCCCTACGACTACGACTTCCACGAGGACCCCTACCCGTACTACCAGCGGCTGCGCGACGAGGCACCGCTGTACCGGAACGAGGAGCTCGGGTTCTGGGCGGTGTCGCGCCATCGGGATGTGTTGCAGGGCTTCCGCAACAGCACCACACTGTCCAACCGCGAGGGCGTATCCCTGGATCCGGTCTCTCGCGGACCGCACGCCTCCAAGACGATGTCGTTTCTGGCGATGGACGATCCGGACCATCTCCGGCTGCGCACGCTGGTGTCCAAGGGGTTCACCCCCCGCCGGATCCGTGAACTGGAGCCCCGGGTCACCGAGATCGCGGTGCAGCATCTCGACGTGATGATCGAGAAGGCCAACAGCGGCGTCGTTGATTATGTCGGTGAGTTCGCGGGCAAGCTGCCGATGGATGTCATCTCCGAACTGATGGGTGTCCCGCAGGCCGACCGCGACCAGGTCCGCGCCTGGGCCGACGGCGTGATGCACCGCGAGGACGGGGTCAACGACGTGCCCGCCGCGGCCATCGAGGCCTCGCTGAACCTGATCGTCTACTACCAGGACATGGTGGCAGACCGCCGCAAGAAACTCACCGACGATCTGACCTCGGCGCTGTTGGAAGCCGAGATCGACGGTGACCGGCTCACCGATGAGGAGATCATCGGGTTCATGTTCCTGATGGTGATCGCCGGCAACGAGACGACCACCAAATTGCTTGCCAACGCCGCGTTCTGGGGACACAAGAATCCGGACCAGCTCGCCCCGGTCTACCAGGACGAGGCCCGGATTCCGTTGTGGGTCGAGGAGACCCTGCGCTACGACACCTCCAGCCAGATCCTGGCCCGCATGGTCTCCGGGGAGCTCACCCTGTACGACACCACCATCCCCGACGGTGACGTGCTGCTACTTCTTCCGGGCTCCGCGCACCGCGACGAGCGGGTCTTCGAGAACCCCGACGACTTCGTCATCGGGCGTGAGATCGGTTCCAAGTTGATGAGTTTCGGTAGTGGCGCACACTTCTGCCTGGGCGCGCACCTCGCCCGGATGGAGGCGCGAGTGGCCCTTGCCGAGTTGTTCAAGCGAATCCGCGGCTACGAGGTCGACGAGGCCAACTCGGTCCGCGTCCACTCCAGCAACGTGCGCGGATTCGCCCATCTACCGATGTCCCTCCAGGTCCGCTGA
- a CDS encoding ferredoxin codes for MGCYRVELDEDLCQGHAMCELEAPDVFRVPKRGVVEILDSEPPDEIREDVERAIEMCPTQAISVTEKET; via the coding sequence ATGGGTTGCTACCGCGTAGAACTCGACGAAGACCTGTGCCAGGGCCACGCCATGTGCGAACTGGAAGCACCGGATGTGTTCCGGGTGCCCAAGCGCGGCGTCGTCGAGATCCTCGACTCCGAACCACCCGACGAGATCCGTGAGGATGTCGAGCGGGCGATCGAGATGTGTCCCACCCAAGCAATTTCCGTGACCGAGAAGGAGACCTGA
- a CDS encoding nuclear transport factor 2 family protein: MASRQELEDWVERWLKANRDAEAAGDWKPMADFYTEDATYGWNIGPKEDVMCIGRDEIRDVALGLEMEGLENWVYEYQKTLIDEKQNEIVGFWKQIANKSDGTRDEIYGIGGSWFRLNDQLLIEWQRDFFDFGHVQKAFVKLIESGDLTPTMQKRIERSMAGEKLPGYYPLGEAPTPIW; this comes from the coding sequence ATGGCGTCGAGACAAGAACTGGAAGACTGGGTCGAGCGCTGGCTGAAGGCCAACCGCGATGCCGAGGCGGCCGGCGACTGGAAGCCGATGGCGGACTTCTACACCGAAGACGCCACCTACGGCTGGAACATCGGCCCCAAGGAAGACGTCATGTGCATCGGTCGCGACGAGATCCGCGACGTCGCGCTGGGCCTGGAGATGGAGGGCCTGGAGAACTGGGTCTACGAGTACCAGAAGACGCTGATCGACGAGAAGCAGAACGAGATCGTCGGCTTCTGGAAGCAGATCGCCAACAAGAGCGACGGCACCCGCGACGAGATCTACGGCATCGGCGGCAGCTGGTTCCGGCTCAACGATCAGTTGCTCATCGAGTGGCAGCGGGACTTCTTCGACTTCGGGCACGTGCAGAAGGCGTTCGTGAAGCTGATCGAGTCCGGAGACCTCACGCCCACCATGCAGAAACGCATCGAGCGGTCGATGGCCGGGGAGAAGCTGCCCGGCTACTACCCGCTCGGTGAGGCCCCCACCCCGATCTGGTAG
- a CDS encoding carboxymuconolactone decarboxylase family protein has translation MDELRRKGLEKMNEVYGWEMPDMPGDYFALTADHLFGTIWSRPGLSMREKRMMTLTCVTALGISELAEIQVNAALANEELTVEELKEMAIFLTQYLGFPLGSKLDGVVTKVAGKRKKDAERGAGEDKKGNVNAALKMHSGSKLDDE, from the coding sequence ATGGACGAGCTGCGCCGCAAAGGCCTCGAGAAGATGAACGAGGTTTATGGCTGGGAGATGCCGGACATGCCGGGGGACTACTTCGCGCTCACCGCGGACCATCTCTTCGGCACCATCTGGAGCCGGCCGGGTCTGTCGATGCGCGAGAAGCGGATGATGACGTTGACCTGCGTGACCGCACTCGGAATCTCGGAGCTGGCGGAGATCCAGGTCAATGCGGCGCTGGCCAACGAGGAGCTCACTGTCGAGGAACTCAAGGAGATGGCGATCTTCCTGACCCAGTACCTTGGCTTTCCCCTGGGCTCCAAGCTCGACGGGGTGGTCACCAAGGTGGCGGGCAAGAGGAAGAAGGATGCCGAGCGCGGTGCCGGCGAAGACAAGAAGGGCAACGTCAACGCGGCGTTGAAGATGCACTCCGGGAGCAAGCTCGATGATGAGTAG
- a CDS encoding TetR/AcrR family transcriptional regulator, translated as MRTHGWSGAKPASDEEAIARILGAAGKAIEDHGADFSISDVARTVGVTRQTVYRYFSSTEALLVAAAVHAVDGFLARLTEHLAGIGDPADAVTEALATALEWLPREKYIGLLLVPGGARHVESVTSDIALRFGRDMVGRLDVEWEAAGFADADLDELAEHLLRILQSFVIDPGRPPRRGDELRAYLRRWVGGALLPR; from the coding sequence GTGCGCACCCACGGTTGGTCAGGGGCCAAGCCCGCCTCGGATGAGGAGGCGATCGCCAGGATTCTCGGTGCCGCGGGCAAGGCGATCGAGGACCACGGTGCGGATTTCAGCATCTCCGATGTGGCCCGCACCGTCGGGGTCACCCGCCAGACGGTGTACCGCTACTTCTCCAGCACCGAGGCATTGCTCGTCGCCGCGGCGGTGCACGCCGTCGACGGCTTCCTGGCCAGGCTGACCGAGCATCTGGCCGGGATCGGGGACCCTGCCGACGCTGTCACCGAAGCTCTTGCGACGGCGCTGGAGTGGCTGCCGAGAGAGAAGTACATCGGACTGCTCCTGGTGCCCGGCGGGGCCAGGCACGTCGAATCGGTCACCTCCGACATCGCCCTGCGGTTCGGGCGGGACATGGTCGGACGGCTCGACGTCGAGTGGGAGGCGGCCGGCTTCGCCGATGCGGACCTCGACGAGCTCGCCGAGCATCTGCTGCGGATCCTGCAGTCGTTCGTGATCGATCCGGGCCGCCCGCCACGCCGCGGCGATGAACTTCGCGCCTACCTGCGCCGCTGGGTGGGCGGCGCTCTGCTACCCCGGTGA
- a CDS encoding aldehyde dehydrogenase: protein MAILTDRESRLLIDGKLVAGSSGTFSTVNPATEETLGVAADASVEDMSAAIGAARRAFDETDWSTDTELRVRCIRQLQEAMTKHVEELRELTIAEVGAPKMLTAAAQLEGPVADLSFSADTAESYQWRTDLGIASPMGIKTQRTVAREAIGVVGAITPWNFPHQINLAKIGPALAAGNTVVLKPAPDTPWCAAVLGEFVTEHTDIPAGVLNIITSSDHGVGALLSKDARVDMVSFTGSTATGRAVMADGAATLKKVFLELGGKSAFLVLDDADLGGACSMAAFTASMHAGQGCAITTRLVVPRARYDEAVEAAAATMGGLKPGDPTKSGTICGPVISALQRDRIQAYLDSAIAEGGRFACGGGRPADRDTGFFIEPTVIAGLDNNAKVAREEIFGPVLTVIAHDGDDDAVRIANDSPYGLSGTVFSPDLERANAVAARLRVGTVNINGGVWYSADMPFGGYKQSGIGREMGLAGFEEYLEIKAIATAAN, encoded by the coding sequence ATGGCAATCCTGACCGATCGCGAGAGCCGGCTGCTCATCGACGGCAAGCTCGTCGCCGGCAGCTCGGGCACCTTTTCCACCGTCAATCCCGCCACCGAGGAGACGCTCGGGGTCGCCGCCGATGCGAGCGTCGAGGACATGAGCGCCGCGATCGGGGCTGCACGCCGCGCCTTCGACGAGACGGACTGGTCGACCGACACCGAGCTGCGAGTGCGTTGCATCCGCCAGCTCCAGGAGGCGATGACCAAACACGTCGAAGAGCTGCGAGAGCTGACCATCGCCGAAGTGGGCGCCCCGAAGATGCTCACCGCGGCGGCCCAGCTCGAGGGACCGGTCGCCGACCTCTCGTTCTCCGCCGACACCGCTGAGAGCTACCAGTGGCGAACCGATCTGGGCATCGCGTCGCCCATGGGCATCAAGACGCAGCGGACCGTCGCCCGAGAGGCGATCGGCGTGGTCGGCGCGATCACCCCGTGGAACTTCCCCCACCAGATCAATCTCGCCAAGATCGGTCCGGCTCTGGCCGCGGGCAACACCGTGGTGCTCAAGCCGGCTCCGGACACCCCGTGGTGCGCCGCGGTGCTCGGTGAGTTCGTCACCGAACACACCGACATCCCGGCCGGGGTGCTCAACATCATCACCTCCAGCGACCACGGCGTCGGGGCTCTGCTGTCGAAAGACGCTCGCGTGGACATGGTTTCGTTCACCGGTTCGACCGCGACAGGTCGAGCGGTGATGGCCGACGGCGCCGCCACCCTGAAGAAGGTGTTCCTCGAGTTGGGCGGCAAGTCGGCGTTCCTCGTCCTCGACGACGCCGATCTCGGGGGTGCCTGCTCGATGGCGGCGTTCACGGCATCGATGCACGCCGGACAGGGTTGCGCGATCACCACCCGTCTGGTGGTGCCCCGGGCTCGCTACGACGAGGCGGTCGAGGCGGCCGCGGCCACGATGGGTGGTCTCAAGCCGGGTGATCCGACGAAGTCGGGCACGATCTGCGGGCCGGTCATCTCGGCCCTGCAGCGTGATCGGATTCAGGCCTACCTGGATTCCGCGATCGCCGAAGGTGGCCGATTCGCCTGTGGCGGCGGCCGTCCCGCCGATCGTGACACCGGCTTCTTCATCGAGCCGACGGTGATCGCCGGACTCGACAACAACGCCAAGGTGGCCCGCGAAGAGATCTTCGGTCCGGTGCTGACGGTGATCGCTCACGACGGTGACGACGACGCGGTCCGGATCGCCAACGACTCGCCCTACGGTCTGTCCGGCACCGTGTTCTCGCCCGACCTCGAGCGCGCGAATGCGGTGGCAGCGCGGTTGCGCGTCGGCACGGTGAACATCAACGGCGGCGTGTGGTACTCGGCGGACATGCCGTTCGGCGGCTACAAGCAATCCGGCATCGGCCGGGAAATGGGGCTCGCGGGTTTCGAGGAGTACCTCGAGATCAAAGCGATTGCCACGGCAGCGAACTAA
- a CDS encoding NDMA-dependent alcohol dehydrogenase, translated as MKTKGALIWDFNQPWSIEEIEIGDPVKDEVKIQMEASGMCHSDHHLVTGDIPMAGFPVLGGHEGAGVVTEVGPGVENVAVGDHVVLSFIPSCGECPTCQSGKRNLCDLGALLLTGTAVSDGTHRVTANGKPVIPMTLLGTFSPYMVVHKSSVVKIDPSIPFEVACLVGCGVTTGYGSAVRSADVRPGDDVAIAGIGGVGMGALQGALTAGARNIFAIDPVEWKRDQALKFGATHAYPDLATAMMGIAEVTHGQMASKTIITTGELKGEDIDNYLNMTAKGGTCVVTAVANMMESTVTLNLAMLTLLQKNLQGTIFGGGNPHHDIPQLLSMYKAGRLNLDDMVTRQYKLEQINEGYQDMLEGKNIRGVIRYTAADR; from the coding sequence ATGAAGACCAAAGGCGCTCTGATCTGGGATTTCAACCAGCCGTGGTCGATCGAGGAGATCGAGATCGGTGATCCCGTCAAGGACGAGGTGAAGATCCAGATGGAAGCGTCGGGCATGTGCCATTCCGACCACCACCTGGTCACCGGCGACATTCCGATGGCAGGTTTCCCGGTGCTCGGCGGACACGAAGGCGCAGGCGTCGTGACCGAGGTCGGGCCCGGTGTGGAGAACGTCGCGGTCGGCGACCACGTCGTGCTGTCGTTCATCCCGTCGTGCGGTGAGTGTCCGACGTGTCAGAGCGGTAAGCGCAACCTGTGCGACCTGGGCGCACTGCTGCTGACCGGCACCGCCGTGTCGGATGGAACCCATCGCGTGACGGCCAACGGCAAGCCGGTCATCCCGATGACCCTGCTGGGCACGTTCAGCCCCTACATGGTCGTCCACAAGAGCTCGGTCGTGAAGATCGACCCGTCCATCCCGTTCGAGGTCGCCTGCCTGGTCGGGTGCGGCGTGACCACCGGCTACGGCTCGGCAGTCCGCAGCGCGGACGTCCGCCCGGGCGACGACGTCGCCATCGCCGGCATCGGCGGTGTCGGAATGGGAGCCCTGCAGGGTGCGTTGACCGCAGGCGCGCGCAACATCTTCGCGATCGACCCGGTCGAGTGGAAGCGCGATCAGGCACTGAAGTTCGGTGCGACGCATGCCTACCCCGATCTCGCCACGGCGATGATGGGCATCGCCGAGGTCACCCACGGACAGATGGCCAGCAAGACCATCATCACCACCGGTGAGCTCAAGGGCGAGGACATCGACAACTACCTCAACATGACCGCGAAGGGCGGCACCTGCGTCGTCACCGCAGTGGCCAATATGATGGAGTCGACCGTCACCTTGAACCTGGCCATGTTGACCCTGCTGCAGAAGAACCTGCAGGGCACCATCTTCGGTGGCGGCAACCCCCACCACGACATCCCGCAGCTGCTGTCGATGTACAAGGCCGGTCGGCTCAACCTCGACGATATGGTCACCCGGCAGTACAAGCTGGAGCAGATCAACGAGGGCTACCAGGACATGCTCGAGGGCAAGAACATCCGTGGCGTGATCCGCTACACCGCCGCTGATCGGTAG
- a CDS encoding SDR family oxidoreductase, producing MPRFEPLPGRRPALVAGASSGIGAATAIDLASHGFPVALGARRVEKCQELVDQIRAEGGEAIAVHLDVTDPDSVKACVEQTTSELGDIEVLVAGAGDTYFGKLDSISTEQFESQIQIHLIGANRVAGAVLPGMIERQRGDLIFVGSDVALRQRPHMGAYGAAKAALVAMVTNFQMELEGTGVRASIVHPGPTKTSMGWSLPAELIGPALEDWAKWGQARHDYFLRAADLARAITFVAETPRGGFIANMELQPEAPLNTAPAERQKLTLNEENLS from the coding sequence ATGCCTCGTTTTGAACCCCTCCCAGGCCGCCGACCCGCCCTGGTCGCCGGCGCCTCCTCCGGGATCGGCGCGGCGACCGCGATCGACCTTGCCTCCCATGGCTTTCCGGTCGCCCTCGGCGCCCGTCGGGTGGAGAAGTGTCAGGAACTCGTCGACCAGATCCGCGCCGAGGGCGGCGAAGCCATCGCGGTGCACCTCGACGTCACCGATCCGGACTCGGTCAAGGCCTGCGTCGAGCAGACGACCTCGGAACTGGGCGATATCGAGGTGCTGGTCGCCGGCGCGGGTGACACGTACTTCGGCAAGCTCGACTCGATCAGCACCGAGCAGTTCGAGTCGCAGATCCAGATCCACCTGATCGGCGCCAACCGGGTGGCCGGTGCCGTGCTGCCGGGCATGATCGAACGCCAGCGTGGCGACTTGATCTTCGTGGGATCCGATGTGGCACTGCGCCAGCGGCCGCACATGGGCGCGTACGGGGCAGCCAAGGCAGCGCTCGTCGCGATGGTCACCAACTTCCAGATGGAACTCGAGGGCACCGGTGTCCGGGCCTCGATCGTGCATCCGGGACCGACCAAGACGTCGATGGGCTGGAGCCTGCCTGCCGAACTGATCGGCCCCGCCCTCGAGGATTGGGCGAAGTGGGGCCAGGCCCGGCACGACTACTTCCTACGGGCGGCCGATCTGGCGCGGGCCATCACGTTCGTCGCCGAGACGCCACGTGGTGGGTTCATCGCCAACATGGAGCTCCAACCCGAGGCCCCGCTGAACACCGCCCCGGCTGAGCGACAGAAGCTGACCCTGAACGAGGAGAACCTGAGCTGA
- a CDS encoding cytochrome P450 — MTITKEVSRVSGGQEEHGHLEEFRTDPIGLMKRIREECGDVGWFQLAGKQVVMLSGSEANEFFFRSSDAELNQAEAYPFMTPIFGEGVVFDADPERRAEMLHNTALRGEQMKGHAATIENEVKKIIADWGDEGEIELLDFFSELTIYTSTACLIGLKFREQLDRRFAEYYHQLERGTDPLCYVDPYLDIESFRIRDESRVKLVALVQEIMDGRIANPPKGKEDRDLLDVLVSIKDDEGNSRFTANEVTGMFISLMFAGHHTSSGTSSWTLIELLRNPEVYAQVQQELDELYADGQEVSFHALRQIPKLDNSLKETLRLHPPLIILMRVAQDEFEVAGFPIHKGQFVAASPAISNRIAEDFPNPDDFDPDRYQKPRQEDLANRWTWIPFGAGKHRCVGAAFAQMQIKAIFSVLLREYEFEMSQPADSYRNDHSKMVVQLAQPAKVRYRRRVEKD, encoded by the coding sequence ATGACGATCACAAAAGAGGTCTCCCGCGTTTCCGGCGGCCAAGAAGAACACGGCCACCTCGAGGAGTTCCGCACCGACCCGATCGGCCTGATGAAGCGGATCCGCGAGGAGTGCGGGGATGTCGGCTGGTTCCAGCTGGCCGGCAAGCAGGTAGTCATGCTGTCCGGATCCGAGGCCAACGAGTTCTTCTTCCGCTCCAGTGACGCTGAACTGAACCAGGCCGAGGCCTATCCCTTCATGACACCGATCTTCGGTGAGGGCGTGGTGTTCGACGCCGACCCCGAGCGTCGGGCGGAGATGCTGCACAACACCGCACTACGCGGTGAGCAGATGAAGGGTCACGCGGCGACCATCGAGAACGAGGTCAAGAAGATCATCGCCGACTGGGGCGACGAAGGCGAGATCGAACTGCTCGACTTCTTCTCCGAGCTGACGATCTACACCTCGACGGCCTGCCTGATCGGACTGAAGTTCCGCGAGCAGCTCGATCGCCGGTTTGCCGAGTACTACCACCAACTGGAGCGTGGCACCGATCCGCTCTGCTACGTCGACCCCTATCTCGACATCGAGAGCTTCCGCATCCGCGACGAGTCACGCGTGAAACTCGTTGCGCTGGTGCAGGAGATCATGGACGGGCGAATCGCCAACCCGCCCAAGGGCAAAGAGGATCGTGACCTGCTCGACGTGCTGGTCTCGATCAAGGACGACGAGGGCAACTCCCGGTTCACTGCCAACGAAGTCACCGGCATGTTCATCTCACTGATGTTCGCCGGGCACCACACCAGCTCGGGTACCTCGTCGTGGACATTGATCGAGTTGCTCCGCAACCCCGAGGTGTACGCGCAGGTTCAGCAGGAACTCGACGAGCTCTACGCCGATGGCCAGGAGGTGAGTTTCCATGCGCTGCGCCAGATTCCGAAGCTCGACAATTCGCTCAAGGAGACGTTGCGCCTCCATCCACCGCTGATCATCCTGATGCGCGTCGCGCAGGACGAGTTCGAGGTGGCGGGCTTCCCGATTCACAAGGGACAGTTCGTCGCCGCATCGCCGGCGATCTCGAATCGAATCGCCGAGGACTTTCCCAACCCGGACGACTTCGACCCCGACCGTTACCAGAAGCCACGTCAGGAAGACCTCGCCAACAGGTGGACGTGGATCCCTTTCGGCGCGGGTAAGCATCGCTGTGTCGGAGCGGCTTTCGCCCAGATGCAGATCAAGGCGATCTTCTCGGTCTTGTTGCGCGAGTACGAGTTCGAGATGTCTCAGCCCGCCGACAGCTACCGCAATGACCACTCCAAGATGGTCGTGCAGCTGGCGCAGCCGGCGAAGGTGCGCTATCGCAGGCGAGTCGAAAAGGACTGA